The Solea solea chromosome 19, fSolSol10.1, whole genome shotgun sequence genome has a window encoding:
- the LOC131446663 gene encoding proteinase-activated receptor 3-like, with amino-acid sequence MEVIYINSSVLYVAHRPYNSTVGEKTVYAQCKDMPAVLIWYLGLQFINMFLGIPANLTVLWLIHKNKGDSSTSDIFILHLAIIDVFFCLIPPLELANIVFLTTSSTWYVLRFFYGLKDASPLFLSCICLDRYVAVVHPITFTELKDRHHRAVLAIVVLIIILAYAAAKCVGNIPNFEKVFTAMILGAFAFMVFCNIAILWALQQSGPGRDEMHPVKKRACKMVLIILAIIVFNYFPPVALFPFQEYFSPDVFRCYIHYVAFGLMDFSSTVQPMLYLSKEKLPQSLNCCHSCTTHSGPGTDEMHPVKKRAFKMVLIILAITVFHYLPPAALFHLEKYYSPDVFQCYINFLAFGLMNFGSSTQPMLYLSKAKMPQSLNCCHSCTTHLQ; translated from the exons TGCTCTACGTCGCTCACAGACCCTACAACTCCACTGTTGGTGAGAAGACTGTCTATGCGCAATGCAAAGACATGCCAGCTGTCCTCATTTGGTACCTAGGCCTTCAGTTTATCAACATGTTCCTGGGCATACCGGCCAACCTCACCGTGCTGTGGCTCATCCACAAGAACAAAGGTGACTCCTCCACCTCAGATATCTTCATCCTTCACCTGGCGATTATAGATGTGTTCTTCTGCCTCATCCCTCCTCTTGAATTGGCCAACATAGTCTTCCTcaccaccagcagcacctgGTACGTCCTGCGCTTCTTCTACGGCCTAAAAGATGCATCACCACTGTTTCTTTCCTGCATCTGCTTGGACCGGTACGTAGCTGTGGTCCACCCCATCACCTTCACTGAGCTCAAAGACCGACATCACAGAGCGGTCCTGGCCATAGTGGTCTTGATTATCATTTTGGCCTATGCTGCTGCTAAATGTGTAGGCAACATTCCCAACTTTGAGAAGGTCTTCACAGCGATGATACTTGGAGCATTTGCTTTCATGGTCTTCTGCAACATTGCCATTCTGTGGGCACTGCAGCAGTCAGGGCCCGGCAGAGATGAGATGCACCCTGTGAAGAAGAGAGCCTGCAAAATGGTCCTCATCATCCTGGCCATCATCGTGTTCAACTACTTTCCACCTGTGGCGCTGTTCCCCTTCCAGGAATATTTCTCTCCTGACGTGTTTCGATGCTATATTCACTACGTGGCCTTCGGCTTGATGGATTTCAGCAGCACCGTTCAACCGATGCTCTACCTCTCCAAGGAAAAGCTGCCACAGAGCCTCAACTGTTGTCACAGCTGCACCACTCAT TCTGGGCCCGGCACAGATGAGATGCACCCTGTGAAGAAGAGAGCCTTCAAAATGGTCCTCATCATCCTGGCCATTACAGTGTTCCACTACCTTCCACCTGCGGCACTGTTCCACTTAGAGAAATATTACTCTCCTGACGTGTTTCAATGCTATATTAACTTCTTGGCTTTCGGCTTGATGAATTTCGGCAGTAGCACTCAACCGATGCTCTACCTCTCCAAGGCAAAGATGCCACAGAGCCTCAACTGCTGTCACAGCTGCACCACTCATTTACAATAG